In the Bdellovibrionales bacterium CG10_big_fil_rev_8_21_14_0_10_45_34 genome, GCTTCCACCGTCTGCATTCGTTTGCTCAATGGATTGCTCGAGGATTGTATCAAGTATCTGACGAGTTCGATCATCAAGTAACTGACTATCTACGACAGCCATATGTGTCGCGTGACTTTGTTTGTTCGATAGCAAATCGTCGCCCGGCTCGGACTTGTCAGTTTCACCATCGTGAAGCGTTAAATGTTTTCGGGTTTTACCGGTAGACATCAAATGCTTATCGGATACTGCCGGCCCTGTCCTGAGAATGGAATAGAAACGCTTCAGAATCTATTACACTAAAGGCGAGTTAAAAAGTAACTCGCCTTTAGGAGAGACTGAGCAATGATGGCATTGCCCGACATCAAATTTTTGCTGTGAACTATGCAGCTTGTTTTTGTTTGGCCAAAAACTGTGTGTATTTTCGTTCAAAGTCCTTAGGCTTTTGTCCGTGCTTGCTGATGAGCCCTTCCTTAAACCAGACGAAATGTTCAGAGCAAAATTGAGCTCTTTTCTGCTTGGATTTACATCCGTCGGCAACACATCTGTCATTTACAACAAGTGGAAGTACTTTACCTCCCTGTTGGGGGCTGCCTCCCTCTTTCTTTTTATTACTATGCTCGGGTTGATGAGTACTGGGTTTCTCTTTTGGCGCTTCCGACATGAACTATCCCCCTTTAAAGTGAGTGGCCACGCAGTTTACGTGACATCCTAGTTCTTATCGGACGTAGGGCCAGAAACTTGACTATCGACGGGATGCAGCTGGCTCAAGTCCATTTGATTCAGCTCATTAATATGCCATCCCTCAAATTCAGCAGAGCGCAGCATAGCAAAATGAATTCTGCCTTGCGGTATAATGCCGGCTCGATTGATTAAAAGTTCGACACCTTTACGGCACAAAATTTTTCGTTCAGATTGACGCTTTTCTTTCTGTAAGTTCACTATCAATTTCTCGAAGTCAACATCATCGAACTTCACAAAGTTGTCTTTGTGACCTCGGGTAAAACCTTCTATGGCAGCTAAACAAGTTGGTCTATCTAACGAAAATCCATAGCGAAAAACATCGGCAGGGCGAGTCTCTAAGGAGTTTCTATAAACCCCAGGCTCTAGTAGTTGGATTTCTGTTTCAATTCCTAGGTGCTTCTTCCACTGCCCCTGATACCACTCGGCAACTCTTCTGAGATCATCACCACCTTGGGCACTAAGAGCAAACGTAAGTTTTTTTTGTTCCCCACTCATTTTCGTTTTCGCAAGCTTAGGATCAAAGTCTATGCAGGGCCATTTGTCGACAAAGCTCTCTGGGAATCCCGGACACCCTGGCCTTCCTGATGCACTAAAGGCTCTTTTGAATTCTTCGAAATCAGCGGCTCGACTGAGCGCGAATTTTAAATCCTTAGACTTAATGCTTGGTGAAAAACCAATGTAATCAAAACGAGAGAGGGGAGTAAGAAAAAATTCTTTTTTTGTTTTGTAAGCAGGTATGAGGGCCGCCGGCAATCTGCGCAAAAACGAAATCCGCCCAGTTTCAAAAAGATGAAGTGCGGCGGAGTCTTCTGAAACAAAAAATATCTCCAATTTAGGTCGTTTCGGATTTCCGCCAAAGTAATGGATATTAGGCTCGAGCATCATGCTCTTGCCTCTTTGCCACTGCGACAGCACGTAGGGGCCGCAAAACTTCGAGGGCGCTGACGGATGATCCTTTGTTGGTACATCGGGCGGGAGCGGAACCAAGGCTGAAGCCGCTAGCTTGTATTCAAGATCCGAATCGGGCACCTCAAGCTCGAATCTTAAGATTTCGCTCGTGATAGCCTTGATTCCCAGCTCATTGGGTTTACGCTGTCCAGTCTGAATCTTTTTGGCGTTCTTCAACGTCATCAGCAAGCGTGCGTGAACGGAAGCAATAGCAGGATCAATGATTCTTGTGAAGCTCCGTACGTAGTCATCGGCTACGACTCTCGTGCCGTCACTCCACTTAAATTGTGGGTTTAAGTGGCACTCTAAAATCTGAGAGTTCTTCCACTGGCACCTCTTGGCGCCTTCAGGTCGCAAGCGACCTCTTTCATCATACCTGTAGAGGCCACGAAATAAGTTGGAAATAACGTAGTTAAGCTCAATCCCGTCTAGCGCGATTGGATCAAGAGTCGCAGGCTCCTCAAAGAGGTGAAACCGAAAAGTTTTGTCGGCCCCAAAGACTTGTAAGAAAAAAAGGTTCAAGAAAAAGAATAAAAACCAATGCTTCATGCATCAATCTTTATCGGCCCAAGGGCGTTATTGTCAAAATAGAAAAGCTACTGAATATTTCCGTAGCAAACAGATCTTGCTTTGGTAGTTCGCCCAAACGAAGGGCATGCCTTGGTTCCAAAATGTATGTATCTGCTTTGGAACCACTAAAGAGTTACTTCCAACAAAATAAGAGAGTTGTTCTTTGACGTTATTCTTTGATAGTGACTGGGTCAAAGGTCACGCTAATCGTGGCACCTTGTGCAGGTATGTAGCTTCCATGAAAGAATATACTGTTGGTTTCAGCGTTGTACGACCAACCATTCAATCGATTTTTATCTTCTGGCACAGCCTTACCATCAACGATGACAATGATAGTAGCAGGGTCAGGGACACGCGTTAGGTAGAACTGAGTCGACAACTCGGCAATACGATTTTGAATTGCATCAAGAGTCGATGCGAAGTCATCGCAAATGGAGCCAAGTACCCCGTCTGTTGCTTCTACCATTTCTTTGTAGCGGTAACCAATGTAACCAAAATCGTTACTAGCTTCACAAGCTTCATCAAAAATGGCCATGGCCGATACGCTATATCGCTTAATGTAATCGGTGCTGCCGGTTACTCCATCAAGAAATGATGTGTAGTGGCTGATAGGATGAAGATCTGGATTGTCGTAGTCAGCTAATACGGTTGCACCATCGTGAGAGAAGTCGTCTTCGTCGCTCACAACAATAACAGCTAAGAATGATTTTTCACGCAGAAAGCCTTGGTTGTAGTTGCTTTCTAAAGAGTATTTCATGCTTTGAAACGCGCGCTCGTCACCAGATCCAAAAATTCCTTGGATAACGTTATCTTGAAAAATTGCTATCACGTCGTCGAGTCCAGGAAGGATAATCGGATAGGTAGGGTCGCGATCGCCCTCAAAGCCTCGAAACTTGGCACGCTCCGGTTCATTGAGAAAATGACCACGATAGGTATCTGTAGGAATTACCGCAATCTGAAAGTCATAGTCTTTTTGCACGAAAGACGAAATAAACGATTCAAAGTTGTCAGCTAAGTTCTGCTGATCATCTCCCATTGAGCCGGAATTGTCTATAACCCAAAGGATATCAAGTTTGTTTGATATATCAGCGTCGGATTGTTTAAAGACATTTTGATCAGCTAGCAATGAGTAAGTTGGATTCACCTGCCCGCAACCCGGCAGAAACAAGACAATTAAAGCTGCAAGAAATAGTATAGATACAAATCCAGGCGGAATAATTTTCTTTAGATTAATGATATTGGGTTTCATGTTAGCGGCCCCCTTCAAACAACGCGCAAGAGTCTTACCAGTGAGGAATTTCGTCTGAGAGAACGTACCGCTTTTAAAGGCTCATCGAATAAGCCCTACTAGACTTTTCGACAGTCTAGCTAAGTCCTTGAGATCCAATCTAGTTTCGAAACAATGGTAGGTAACACCCTGAATTCACTAATGATGTAGTGGTGGGTCTCATTGAGAGTCGCTGTAAGTATTCGAAACCACTCGACACTCAAAATTTCGACAAAAACAAAAAAATTGCACCCGACAAACTCTTTGACGAAATTCTCATACTTTTTTGTCGAACTTTTATTCGTTTTCACGAATTCCATTTAATCAATTCGTTTTCAAGCATCTGGTACGAGGCTTCATGCTAAAGCAGCTCCCCTCAATATCCAGTATACCAACGACACAGTGATGCTAACTACGTGACGCTAAGCCATTAAGCTTGACTAGTAATTTTGCCTTTTCCGTTGATGTGACCTTGCGATTTAAACCCGTTGGTTGCTTCCGCATTAACATCTCACAAGGTACCTCTCTCTGATCTTACGAGTTCAACTGTCCCGCTTGTGACAAACTTTTTCATCGCCCCTTGGCGGCTTCAATAGAGCGAAAAATCAGTGTTTCAAAACCCGGTGTAGAATGCTTCGAAACCAGATACGCAAGCGAGAAGCGATAAGACCAGAAATGAAAGGGAAGGCTCTATGAAACCAGACAATATCTTTTTAAGAAAGCTCCACAATAACGCTGTCGAAAAAACCGCACAGTACCTAACTGCTGAAGCTGAGCTTATTGAGGCGTTAGACATAGTCGAAGAACATAAGGCCTTTCTTCGCCTTGGCTATGGAAGCCTTTGGACTTATTGCACAGAAGCTCTGAAACTGTCGGAGTCAGTGGCGGCAAGCTTTATTGGCGTTATGAGAAAATCTCGGGAAGTGCCCGAGCTGAAAGAGGCCATTCGAGCAGGAGACTTCTCGGTATCGAAAGCCAGAAAAATCGTCAGCGTCATCTCACCGGAAAACAAGCAGATTTGGATTGAGTTATGCAAAACCCTTCCATGTAAAAAACTAGAAAAAGAAGTCGTGCTTATTAACCCGAAAGAGACCGTCTATGAAGGTGCGAGACCGGTTCAGGAAAATCGAATCAAGCTAACGATTGGTGTTAGCGAAGAGCTTTACGAGAAATTTCAAAGGGCTCAGGACATCTTGTGTCAAAGAACTCAAAGGCCACTTAACTACGAAGCGACACTTGAGCAAATCGTGGAGTTTTTTGTCGAAAAAGCGGATCCAGTAAGAAAGGCCAAAAGGGCTTTTGAAAAAAAAGCCAAAGGTTCAAACGGCGACAGCAGTCGATCGAGGCATTCAGAAAAGGTCCACAGCACAGGGGCGACAGAAGATCTGAAAGTCGATGCTCCATTTACTAAAACGAGAAAAGCGGAAATCGGAAAGTCGGAAGAATCCCAAAGGGATACTAGCAAGCTAGCCACGGTGAAAAACGCGAAATGCGGCGAAAACTCTCATGAATACGCTGAAGTGGGTCTCAAAAGCTTAAACGAAAATGTCACAAACCAATTGTTCACAAGAACAGTAAAATTAAGACTGACAAGAAGATCCCTAAACCGTGAGCAGCGAGGTCATCGCAAAAACCTTCCGGCTGAAGTTCGTCACACCGTGATTTTACGCGATGGAAATCGTTATAAGGGAGGCACCTCAATAGAGGCTCTTCGTTTAACTATGATTTAGGCCAGATTTTGGTGACTTAAAAACAGCAGAGCCCAATGAAAGAGGATGGTATGAGTTTGGTTTGTCGTCTCAAACCAAACTCAATCTTTTGTTAGGAATTGCGGTTTAACCTGGCTAATAGCTTCCGTGAGCGGTTGATTCCTTAAAGCCAGAGACGGTCATTTCTATAAATCTGGCTCTTTCGGCAATCTCTTTTAAAGTGACAGCGTTCAAGTAACTCATGCCTGATCTGATGCCGCCACACAACTCGCTGACGACGTCAGATACATGCCCCTTAATAGCAACAGATGTCGCTTCACCTTCGGCAGCCATACCCTCTGGTAGCTCGCCTCGCCAAGAGACTTGCGCCGCTTTGGAGGCCATTCCTCTATAGGCTTTTCTGCCGCTCTTAATTTCTCCCGGAGTTTCAATTGTTCCCGACAACAAACTTCCGAGCATGACGAGATCGGCTCCAGCAGCGAGAGCTTTTACAATATCACCGGAAGTTTTAATCCCTCCATCAGCAATCAAACTGACGCCGCTCTTTGCACACACCTCCGCACATAGGGCAATCGCTGTTAGCTGCGGAACACCGCAACCCGTGATGATTCTCGTTGTGCACATTGAGCCTGGTCCAATCCCAACCTTTATGGAGTTGGCGCCGGCTTCGATAAGGTCTTGCGCAGCTTCTTCTGTTGCCACGTTGCCGGCGATTATTTCGACCTCGGGGTACTCGCTTTTAATGTACGAGATCGTTTGCATCATGGTTTCGCTATGGCCATGGGCTATGTCGATAGTTATCAGGCTACAGCCACTGTCGATGAGTGCTTTCAATCTTTCTTTGTAATCTCCCGAAACGCCGATGCTTGCACCGCAATCAAACCCCGCATCTCGAACACTTTTGTACTGCTCCACTTGATGATCAATTGATAAGAATCTGTGGAGGATTCCAAGCCCCCCCAGTTTGGCCATTGCAATGGCCATATTGGTCTCAGTCACTGTATCCATGTTCGCACTTATTAAAGGAGTTTTTAGCCGAAAGCGGGGAGTTAGCTGTGTTGATAAATCAGGATCTTTTCGCGATCTCACTTCTGAGCGGCAAGGCACAAGCAAAACATCGTCAAACGAATAACCTTTTTCTCTGTCCGCGAGAGTGCTGGGCTTAAAAAACAAAGACATTTTTAGCGACTCCTTCGATAGTCATAAAAAGAAGCTAGAAGCATAACTAATACTATTTGTGATAGCACAACAACATAAGAAGCCAAGCTCCAGCCAATGATATTTGGAATGCCCAGCACTCGTGAGGCTTGATCAGTCAGCCAGAACTCTCCAAAACTCCATGCCGCCATGACAGGGGTAAGAAAAAGGGCCCAGTGCCCCATGAGTTTCGCCGAGGATGCCAGAGCGTCAACCTGGCCGTCATCGTAGTTTTTATCTAACTGCACAACAAACCCGATAAACGCGTATCTAGTTATTAGATAGAGCCCGGGTAAGACAAATAGCAAAAGACCAATAACGATTCTTAGTAAGGCGCGAGCCGTTTCAATGAAGGTTTGTGCGATGTATTTTTTGAAGTGGTCCTTGAGAGGGCCCTTGTGATAGTGAGCCCACACGTAGATGGTGAGAGTGAGCACTGATAAAAAAAGGTAGGAGATCATTAAGGGTAGTTGAGCGAGAAGCCTTGTAAGACCGCTTAGCGGCTGTGTGGATTCTCGAAGCCAGGAGTTGATGCCTTCAAGAGCGGGCAGTATGAGGAGCCAGAACGGCCATGCCCTGTAGAGTGTTTGCGGCAAAGCCTTAAAGTGTTTGTTTAACTGCGTCAAATGAAGGATCCTACTTATTTAGAGCCACCAATTTTGATAGGTTCTTTGCTTCATCGTCAAGCCCCGGTGGCGAAATTGGTAGACGCACAGGACTTAAAATCCTGGGTTGGGTTAAACTGACGTGCCAGTTCGATTCTGGCCCGGGGCACCATTCTTTATTTTCTGTTTTTTCAGCCATTTTTATCAAGACCGCAAAAGGCTTTTTCAATTCAAATCGCACATTTAGACCATCGAGTGTCGGGTTCGAGAGTATCAAATCTAGGAACTCACGACGTTCTTGAGGCGATTTCGAAATCCACAACGATTTCGCAGAAGTAGCCAGTTCGAGAACGGTCCTCGCAGTTTCTAATACTACAGAGGTTAAACTCTTTTGGTGCATCTCGAGTTGCTCAACTAAAGAGTCTCGATTGGAGCGCACTCGCTGAAGTTGTTGGTCGAACAACGCTTTGTCGATCTGTTTGCTGATCATTAAATCGACGAGGGCGTCTCGTTGATTATCGAGCTCTTTCAATTTGTAACTGAAGCCTTCGATTTGAAGTTCGACAACTTTGTGGGCTTTCTTTTCGGTTTTGTTCAAGGCATCCGCAATGTCCTTTGCGAACTCATCACTAATATTAATTTTGTCGATTAGATCGCCAAACTGCTCCCAGAGTTTGTCACCTTGGATGTTCTCAAGCTTGGGATGAGACTGTTTCCCGTTCGTGCAATGATAGTAATGGTAGGTTTTGGTTTCACCCGTGGTTTTTATAAACTTCGTTTTGGGATCATAAATAATTCGACATCCGCATGAACACTTTAACCACCCATCTACTAGGGTAGTATGCTCATCCGTAAATTCACGTTTAGTATTGCCTCGCAAGCCATTCATCTCATCGACTTTAGCTACCCAAGCTTTCGGCACAAATAATTCGTGCTTCCCTGGGTAGCGCACTCCGCGCCACTCGTATTCGCCACGATAGAAAAGGTTTTTCAGACGATATTCAATGGAGCTTTTTGAATAAGACAGCGCTTTTTTACTAGAAATCAAACCTTCACTTAAAATTGTTTTTCTAATTTCCTCATAAGTGAATCCTTTTGATCTCAGTTCAAATTCTCGAAGAACAATTTTTCTATTGTTCTCAATTGGATCAAGACCAATGGTTGTTCCTCGATTCTTAATTCTTCCAGTAGCATTGTCTCGGACTTTTACAGTCACGTATCCAAGTGGAGGTTTGTTGCTGGGATACCAACCACTTTTAGCTTTTGATTCCATTGCATCAATAACCTTTTCGCGTGTTATCATAGAATTAGTTTTAGCTACTGCGATTTGGATATCTCTCGTAAATAGCTCACTGATTGGTGTATCACGATGAAGGATTCTTCTGTCGTTCACATAATGAATATTGAATTCACCAAGCAATACTAGTCGCTCGTTTTTCTCACCGTCAGTTGAATTGCGTGTTTCTCTGTCCTGCATATAAAATAGAACATTACCGACTTTTTTCTTCTTAACATACGCCATGGCTTCATTGTATTTCTTCCGATGCTGACTATCCTTGGCACTTTCCGCAAATGTAAACACATTGACGAGATTAAGCCCCAGCTCCTCAGCGTACTCTCGGCACTTGCTCTCCTGGACTTGGTGAGAAACGCCTCCGTCAGTTTGCTTGACGCTACTTACGCGAAGAATTGCCACTGCATTTTTGTTTCTATAATAGATTTCACTCATATATCACCCGACCTTCCAATTTACCGGATTGCCATCATTGAGCCCAGTCAATTCCGGTTCGAGTGATTCCGACTGGGTGTCTTTTGAATCCCTCAACTTTCTGAAGTAATCGAAAATTTCAACTATTTTAGCGAACTCTTCTTCAGTGACCTGAAATGAATCACCATTAGGTTTCTTGTAGGTCCGCAACTTATTCTTCGCTTCCTGCTCACTCATTTCGCTAGAAGCTGGCTGAGTTGTGCCATCTTTGGGGTTGTCCATAAAACTCACCTTTAGGGATTTCGTTTATCGGGGTGTCCCTAACCTAAGAAATCGTCCGATCTCCTAGGACAGGATATTGGATGGGCTAAAGTTTGTGACTTCGACCGCGAGAGGATGGATTGCCTTTCTCTAACGCGAAAAAGCTACCCCAAATATAAAAACGGCTTTAACCTATTGATGATGGGCGTGATCTTAGAATTACCTAGAAGAAGTACAGATCAGGAAGATGAGAATAAGGCTGTAAAGACATTCTCAGAGCTTCTCGAAAATAGTAGTTTAAGCAAAAAGGCTTATATCTATTATGAGGTCCTCTTTCGCCAACTTATGATGTGTGACGAGGCTAAAACTGGCATTCGCTACGATCTTGATGAACCCAAAGCACATTTTTTCTGCGGTAAGCTTGATCCTCAAGAA is a window encoding:
- a CDS encoding guanosine monophosphate reductase gives rise to the protein MSLFFKPSTLADREKGYSFDDVLLVPCRSEVRSRKDPDLSTQLTPRFRLKTPLISANMDTVTETNMAIAMAKLGGLGILHRFLSIDHQVEQYKSVRDAGFDCGASIGVSGDYKERLKALIDSGCSLITIDIAHGHSETMMQTISYIKSEYPEVEIIAGNVATEEAAQDLIEAGANSIKVGIGPGSMCTTRIITGCGVPQLTAIALCAEVCAKSGVSLIADGGIKTSGDIVKALAAGADLVMLGSLLSGTIETPGEIKSGRKAYRGMASKAAQVSWRGELPEGMAAEGEATSVAIKGHVSDVVSELCGGIRSGMSYLNAVTLKEIAERARFIEMTVSGFKESTAHGSY